ACCTAACTCCTTACCTCTTGTAGAAGGAAAGGTATTCTTTTGAATCTGAAATAAAGCAATTTTCTGACCTACCATCTTCATAGTGGGAACAAGTGGACCTGCAACACCAAAATCAAACAAAGCACTCATTGTGCTTGCCCATAGGACATGTGAACCTGTTAGTTTTTCAAACCTTTCATTTTTCTCAAATTCTCCCATGTTTAACCTCCTTAATTTTGATATGAACTTATATTCAAAAAAATTATAAGACAAAATTGTTAAAAGTTTATGAAAATTTATCAAAACTCACAACATCTTTTAAAGATTTCCTATCTTTTTCAAAAATATTAACATTTTTTGGATATCCAAGAGTAAGAATTGCTGCAACACGCACTTCATTAGGAATACTAAGGAGATCTTTAACTTCTTTTTCATTAAAAGCACCAATCCAACAGGTTCCTAAACCAAGATGCGCAGCCTGAAGAGTCATATGGTCTAAAGCAATACCAATATCAAGAATATTAGAATCGAACCACCCGCCCATACTATAACCTTTACTTACAATGCAACCAACAATTAGCACAGGAGCACTACCCACAAAGTTCTGATTTGCGCATGCCTTTACCATTTTACTTCTAATTTCCCTATCTTTTAAGACAATAAACTTCCACGGTTGTATATTACAAGCAGATGGCGCTAACCTACCTGCCTCTAACACTTCCATGAGTTTTTCTTCTTCCACATCCTTATCTAAATAACTTCTTACAGACCTTCTTTTCAAAATTGCTTCAAGAATCATTTTTACTTACCTCCCCAAGGAATCAAGTTCCTCCTTAAGAATTTTATTTACAAGCGTTGGGTCTCCCTTACCTTTAAGCTCTTTCATGATAGATCCAACGAGAAAACCAAAAGTTTGAGTTTTACCAGATAGGTATTGACTTACAGGTTTAGGGTTATTTTTAATAACGTTTTTAACGACATCTCTTATAAAACTATCATCAACAACCTGGATGAGATTTTTTCCTTCGATGATACTTTTGACACTTTTTCCTGTTTCAATACTTTCTTCTATAACTGCTTTTGCAATGTTAGAAGAAATCTTTTTATTATCAAGATAGTAGAATAACTCTTTGAATTGTTCTACTCCAAATGTTAATGCCTCAATTTCAAGTCCTTTTTTGTTA
This genomic window from Caldisericaceae bacterium contains:
- a CDS encoding nitroreductase family protein; this encodes MILEAILKRRSVRSYLDKDVEEEKLMEVLEAGRLAPSACNIQPWKFIVLKDREIRSKMVKACANQNFVGSAPVLIVGCIVSKGYSMGGWFDSNILDIGIALDHMTLQAAHLGLGTCWIGAFNEKEVKDLLSIPNEVRVAAILTLGYPKNVNIFEKDRKSLKDVVSFDKFS